A segment of the Lolium perenne isolate Kyuss_39 chromosome 3, Kyuss_2.0, whole genome shotgun sequence genome:
CGGTCCCTTGTCGCCATGGATAGTTTACCATTTAGCTCGAGGATATAGCACTCGTACTCGTTCGGATCGTCCTCCGTGGTGGGACGGTGGGGACTTTCGATGGCCAGCTGGTGGGTTGATTCGAACATGGGCGAGCCGTCTTCCTCCATGCCGATCTTAAACTTGATCAGCTCCTCGTCGGGGTATGTAAGCCCGTAGAGATCACCGTTGCAGAAGGCGATGTGTGTGAACATCTTGTTCTTCCAGTCATGTAAGGTCCACCCTTGGCGACAACCAACCTTGCACATGGCAATGCTGCGCGACCCGTTGGTAATGGTGGCGAGGATGCATCCGTTAAAAGAGGTGGGGCGGTCCGAGAAAACGACATGAGAGATGGGACTCTCCAATTGACCGCCGCATACCCCCACCTCGGCACCGGAGCAAAGATTCATGACCGTGAGCTCGTGGCTGTTAAAGTCGAATGCGGCGACCCAGCCGCCGTCGTGCGAGCCGACGAGACACTTGTTGACCGCCTTGTCCGTGATGGGGATGACACAGCAATAGGCCGGGCCGCCGCTACACCGGCGCTTTGTGCTGCAGGACCGGCTCTGCGGGGACAGGAGCAGCAGCGGGGCGACGGGCGGCACCGTCCGCAGCAGGGCAGCGTGCCACTGCCTGCAGACGGATGCGAGGCTGGCGCGGTCGCGCAGCGTGTCGAGCCTGAGGCGGATGTTGCCGAGGAGATCGTCGGGGATGTCGGACCACTGCGCCGCCGACGATCTGGTGCTGCACGTGTCTTCTCCGTTGCCGGCGGTCGTCCGCGTCGGCGACATCTCGCTAGATCCGTTTTAGCTGCCGAAAATCAAATGATACGTCCGTGTCTCGGTCGATCACGAGCGGTACATAAGGCGCCCTCGGCTTGCACATTATATTGCTGCGTTCGTTTCGTGGTCGATCGCTGTCCTTTGTTAGGGTGAGTCGGACACGAACTAAGGCGCGCGGCATACGCGGACAGCATCCTCCTCCGTTGCGCTGAGTCTCGATCGTGTGTGAGCCGGACATGAACTCAGACGCGCGATGCCGCATTGCCGCCCACATGTTCCACGGCATGCATGGCTTGCGATGGTGTACTAGACAGCCAGAGTTCGACTCACCAGTTCTACCTTAATAAAGTACAACAGTGGTTCCTTCCGCTGTTggttcgtttttttttttttttttacttcagTGTACATCTCACGGGGAAGGGAAAAAAATGGGAAAAGAATAGAGACAGTACTCTGTTTCTACAAATGTACAACTAATTACAAGTTCCAGCATACGCTCGAAGTAGATCAGTCTTTCCAGGTTGCAGCCGCAGCTCAGGATGGGGTGTCATCG
Coding sequences within it:
- the LOC127339621 gene encoding uncharacterized protein produces the protein MSPTRTTAGNGEDTCSTRSSAAQWSDIPDDLLGNIRLRLDTLRDRASLASVCRQWHAALLRTVPPVAPLLLLSPQSRSCSTKRRCSGGPAYCCVIPITDKAVNKCLVGSHDGGWVAAFDFNSHELTVMNLCSGAEVGVCGGQLESPISHVVFSDRPTSFNGCILATITNGSRSIAMCKVGCRQGWTLHDWKNKMFTHIAFCNGDLYGLTYPDEELIKFKIGMEEDGSPMFESTHQLAIESPHRPTTEDDPNEYECYILELNGKLSMATRDRWLSKHEPFFKIFELVDADDACDALPHKWMEVTSFGNYALFLGPTRSKAVPVPVGAERHGFERNHIYYSKATRSGETILPGDEVYSWRCDNNRLTYCREDQSIGDGLERTGYFIAGWGNAAMWIHPPDLYPKTLVGPI